The region TTAATAGTAGTTTCTAAATCTTTTAATTGCTGAGCACTATATCCCATTGCAGGAAGCAATGCGCCAATATTAGGATAGATTTCGAAAGTCTCGCTGAGTTTCCCAACAGTGTATGGTCTTGGGTCAACGAGTTCTTTTGCGCCATATTTTTTGGCTGCAACAGTACCGGCTCCAATTTTCATTTCCCCATGAGTTAGTGTTGGGCCATCCTCAACTACCAATACTCTCTTTCCTTTGATTATAGAAGGATCATCTACCTTTAATGGAGAAGCGCCATCAACAACAATAGCATTAGGTGCTATTTTTGCGATATTGTCTCTTACAATTTGAATGGCTTCAGGTGCAGCGGTATCCATTTTGTTAATGACCGCTACATCGGCCATTCTTAGTGTGACTTCGCCAGGATAATAAGATAATTCGTGTCCCGGACGGTGAGGATCAACTACTGTTACATTTAAATCTGGAACGTAGAATGGGAAATCATTATTTCCCCCATCCCATAAAACTACATCACAACCGTCAGGATCGTTTTCTGCAGCTCTTAAAATGGCTTCATAATCTACACCAGCGTATATTACATTACCTCTTACCACATGTGGCTCATACTCTTCCATTTCTTCAATGGTGCATTTGTGAAGTTTTAAATCTTCAACAGTGGCAAAGCGTTGAACTTTTTGTGCAACCAAGTCTCCGTATGGCATTGGATGACGAACAGCTACAACTTTAAGACCTTTTTCCATTAAAATTTCAATAATTCTTCTAGAGGTCTGACTTTTTCCACATCCAGTTCTAACAGCGCCAACTGCAATGACGGGCTTAGTACTTTTTACCATAGTGTCTCTAGGACCTAGTAAATTGAAGTTTGCACCTGCAGCATTTACTCTGGCACTCATGCCCATGACCACATTATAAGGTACATCGCTGTATGAGAAAACACAATCGTCAACTTTTAATTCGTCGATTAGTTTTTCTAAATCATCTTCAGCGTAAATTGGAATTCCTTCAGGATATAAATCCCCTGCAAGCTCTGTTGGATACTTCCTGCCATAAATGTCAGGAATTTGAGCTGCTGTAAATGCGACTACATTATAGTCTTCATTGCCGCGGTAATAGGTGTTGAAATTATGGAAATCTCTTCCGGCGGCACCAATAATTAATACGTTTTTTTTCATCTGTTATTAAAATTAAAAAAGTTAATAATGACAGATTTCAAATCTCGCTATGCGAGAGAATCCCATGCGATTTCTTTTTTTTCAGCATGGTTCTTCATTATGAATTAAAAAATATCGTTTACAAAGTTATGAGATTTGAGGAAAATTCAAAACAATAAGTTGAAAATCTAATATTTGTTAGTTTGGAAAATTGTTTTAATTTAGCGGCACACAAAATGCATCATTCATAAATAATTAAGGAGTAATACCTCCTTCCATTTAGTATTAATATAAATTTTTGGAAATCTACTAATCAAACATTTATATTATTATGAAAAAATTTTATCTACTTTTTTTAGCAATGTCTATTTTCTCCTTCTCGGCGATAGGACAAAACGTAATTGAAAAAAAGAATTTGACAAAAGATCAAATTGCTCAATTAAAGATGGCAGAAGAACAATCTCCATCTGGGGAGCTTTTTACAATGTACACTGACAATTCATCAAAATCTGTAACTGCAGTTACTAGCTTCCCTTTTGTGGAAACATTTGAAGATGCATCAACAACTAGAGCTGATTGGACACAGATTCAGGAAGTAGGGACTTACTCATGGACCTATGCAGCAGGTTCTTCAGGTGGTAGTATTGGAATAGCTTATGAAGGGGTTCTCAATGCAAGATTCGCTTCTGGTTCCTCAAGAGGTAATAAAACTAAATTGGTTAGTCCAGTAATGGATTTATCAGCATTATCAACTGTTACTGTATCATTTTATTATGGTCAAGAATATTGGTCGCCTGATCAAAATACAACTACAGTTTATTACCGAATAAGTGATACTGATCCTTGGGTTGAGATAGCTGATTTTACAGATAATGTTAATGTATGGACAGAAGCCGTTCTGGATTTACCTAACCCATCTGCTACTTATCAACTAGCATTTGAAGGTACAAACCAATGGGGGCGTGCTAATGTAATTGACTTTGTTACTGTTGATGGTATTGTAGCGCCTCCGCCTCCACCTCCAGGAGCACCATTATCAAATTGGGCATTTATGCTAATTGGTGTTTTAGCTGTTACTACTGTTTTCTTTAAATTCAAAAAATAAATCAAAAATCAATTTAGGAGGTTCTATAGAGTAGACTCCAAATATAAAAACCTCTTCATCCAAATGAAGGGGTTTTTTCTTTTTGAGTTCCAATGACATATTTTTTTAGCAAAGTTCCTGTTTTTTTGATAAGAAAAGTATAAAATTCATAATTAATAGCGTTGATAATAATCCAAAATAATAATATGGAAAAACTAAATTTGCTAATCTCGGAAATTGTTTTAATTTAGCCACACACAACAGACTATCACCCATAAGGATTAATCCTTAATTCTATTTATTGTTAATATAAGTCTTTGATCGTGATTTATTCATCAAAAATTTATATTATTATGAGAAAAATTTATTTGTTTTTATTATCAGTGTCTATTTTCTCCTTCTCGGCGATAGGGCAAAACGAATTTGATCAAGCTAATTTGACAGTAGATCAATTGAAGATGTTAGAAGAACAGTCTCCAACTGGAAATGTTGTTCCGATTTATCCTGAAAATTCATCAAAATCTGTTACTGCAATTACTACTTTTCCTTTTGTTGAAACATTTGAAGATGTATCTACAACTAGAGCTGATTGGACACAGATTCAAGAAGTAGGGACGTACTCATGGACTTTTGCAGCAGGTTCTTCAGGTGGTAGTATTACTACAGCTTTTGAAGGAGTTCTTAATGCAAGATATGCATCTGGTTCCTTTAGAGGTAATAAAACTAAACTGGTTAGTCCGGTAATGGATTTGTCTGGATTCACAACGGTAACCATGTCATTTTATTATGGACAAGAAATCTGGGCGCCAGATTTGAATACAACTGCAGTTTATTACAGAATAAGCGATGCTGATGCTTGGGTTG is a window of Lentimicrobium sp. L6 DNA encoding:
- a CDS encoding cyclic 2,3-diphosphoglycerate synthase, which produces MKKNVLIIGAAGRDFHNFNTYYRGNEDYNVVAFTAAQIPDIYGRKYPTELAGDLYPEGIPIYAEDDLEKLIDELKVDDCVFSYSDVPYNVVMGMSARVNAAGANFNLLGPRDTMVKSTKPVIAVGAVRTGCGKSQTSRRIIEILMEKGLKVVAVRHPMPYGDLVAQKVQRFATVEDLKLHKCTIEEMEEYEPHVVRGNVIYAGVDYEAILRAAENDPDGCDVVLWDGGNNDFPFYVPDLNVTVVDPHRPGHELSYYPGEVTLRMADVAVINKMDTAAPEAIQIVRDNIAKIAPNAIVVDGASPLKVDDPSIIKGKRVLVVEDGPTLTHGEMKIGAGTVAAKKYGAKELVDPRPYTVGKLSETFEIYPNIGALLPAMGYSAQQLKDLETTINNTDCEAVVIGTPIDLQRIVKIDKPATRVYYDLQEIGQPDFVGILDDFVKKYNL